One Mycobacterium sp. SMC-4 DNA window includes the following coding sequences:
- a CDS encoding TetR/AcrR family transcriptional regulator produces the protein MGHNGAVPNSATRRDEQRRHTRARLLDAAVVEFQRAGTHAADINAIVKAAGVARSTFYFHFPTKEHVLLELIRRDEVQLANELARFLDTRHTLPDVLKTIIELVLDLESRWGSALFHDVISLYFSPTRPEREQWSNHPLFVLLAAEIERSRLRGDLYDDVDSYHSAAFFLLGVYALLTTVGESRAERDVALKKFVTSTLRSLQPAA, from the coding sequence ATCGGGCACAATGGGGCCGTGCCGAACAGTGCCACCCGGCGGGATGAGCAGCGCCGACACACGCGGGCGCGTCTGCTCGACGCAGCGGTTGTGGAGTTCCAGCGTGCCGGCACGCACGCTGCCGACATCAACGCGATCGTCAAGGCCGCCGGGGTTGCGCGTAGTACCTTCTACTTCCACTTCCCCACCAAAGAACACGTCCTGCTGGAGCTGATCCGCCGCGACGAGGTGCAGCTGGCCAACGAACTCGCCCGTTTCCTCGACACCCGCCACACTCTTCCCGACGTGTTGAAGACCATCATCGAGTTGGTTCTTGATCTCGAAAGCCGCTGGGGCTCGGCGTTGTTTCATGACGTCATCAGCCTGTACTTCTCGCCGACACGACCCGAGCGGGAACAGTGGTCCAACCATCCACTCTTCGTGCTGCTCGCCGCCGAGATCGAGCGCTCGCGTCTGCGCGGCGATCTCTACGACGACGTCGACTCCTATCACAGCGCCGCGTTCTTCCTCCTCGGCGTCTACGCCCTGCTCACCACCGTCGGCGAATCCCGGGCAGAGCGCGACGTCGCCCTGAAGAAGTTCGTGACGAGCACGCTGCGCAGCCTGCAGCCGGCAGCGTAA
- a CDS encoding cytochrome c oxidase subunit 3, which yields MTEATATPTRAAAGKEQARNHLPGESSMWFFVIGDLIIFGVYFVVYMYYRGQNQELFLQSQAKLNTDIGAVNTVVLLTSSLLVALGTSAARSGKTAEAYRLFWLALAAGAVFPVLKAFEYVPEVIVGVTPGTNLFFMFYYVMTGMHLCHVLLGLVILYFVVRNLRGPAAPRMPLVETGATYWHMVDLLWLVLFALLYLMR from the coding sequence ATGACCGAGGCGACAGCGACGCCGACCCGGGCAGCCGCCGGAAAAGAGCAGGCCCGCAACCACCTTCCCGGCGAGTCCAGCATGTGGTTCTTCGTCATCGGCGACCTCATCATCTTCGGCGTCTACTTCGTGGTCTACATGTATTACCGCGGCCAGAACCAGGAACTGTTCCTGCAGAGTCAGGCCAAGCTCAACACCGACATCGGCGCTGTCAACACCGTTGTGCTGCTGACCAGTTCGCTGCTGGTCGCGCTGGGAACCTCGGCGGCGCGCTCCGGAAAGACCGCCGAGGCGTACCGGTTGTTCTGGCTGGCGTTGGCCGCCGGTGCGGTGTTCCCGGTGCTCAAGGCATTCGAGTACGTCCCCGAAGTCATCGTCGGCGTAACCCCGGGTACCAACCTGTTCTTCATGTTCTATTACGTGATGACCGGGATGCACCTGTGTCACGTGCTGCTCGGACTGGTGATCCTGTACTTCGTCGTGCGCAATCTGCGCGGGCCGGCGGCCCCGCGGATGCCCCTGGTCGAGACCGGCGCCACGTACTGGCACATGGTCGACCTGTTGTGGCTCGTCCTGTTCGCGCTGCTCTACCTGATGAGGTGA